A stretch of the Ctenopharyngodon idella isolate HZGC_01 chromosome 14, HZGC01, whole genome shotgun sequence genome encodes the following:
- the LOC127494102 gene encoding F-box/LRR-repeat protein 12-like isoform X1, which produces MAAVRCCNLDFFPENILIDILSYLNVRELVRNSRVCRRWKQLVKDQRLWRAVDLSAWKRVTSRVLWILLRQYLGHGLRHLRLRGLLLSARSGAFLTESWLQALRSKCPRLRRLCLLHADLRGLSSCRLLPPSLEVLELHFCEVPSGFFAQDPSGSAADAIETLILDNVPSFSDQHLRSLSSWQRLKRLELRDLIRVTVAGLKSCVPPGAQTLAHLKHLELETCSRMQMVALGLGEGWPGLERLSLGGKEVSPGLLSLSRLPDLRSLRLRTCRLTQMMVLRSCRCLTQLRLLEFIEVEFVEDEVTQDETDRPQPSEDDPAPSLRCALRSMLPGCVTSFTKCTRTVNKD; this is translated from the exons ATGGCCGCGGTGAGATGCTGCAATCTGGACTTTTTTcctgaaaacattttaattgatattttatcttatttaaatGTGCGAGAACTCGTGCGCAACTCCAG ggtGTGCAGGCGCTGGAAGCAGCTGGTGAAGGACCAGAGACTGTGGAGAGCTGTCGATCTGTCCGCGTGGAAAAGG GTGACGTCTCGAGTGCTATGGATTTTACTGCGTCAGTATCTGGGTCATGGACTGCGACATCTGCGCCTGCGCGGCCTCCTGCTGTCTGCGCGCAGTGGCGCCTTCCTCACAGAGTCCTGGCTGCAGGCGCTGCGCTCAAAGTGCCCTCGTCTGCGCAGACTCTGCCTGCTGCACGCAGACCTGCGCGGTTTAAGCAGCTGCCGCCTGCTGCCTCCTTCATTAGAGGTGCTGGAACTGCATTTTTGTGAAGTCCCGTCTGGATTCTTTGCACAGGATCCCTCTGGATCCGCGGCAGACGCCATAGAAACGCTCATCCTCGACAACGTGCCGTCTTTCTCTGACCAGCACCTGCGCAGTCTCAGCTCGTGGCAGCGATTAAAGCGTCTGGAGCTGCGCGATCTCATCCGCGTGACCGTAGCCGGTCTAAAAAGCTGCGTCCCGCCTGGCGCGCAGACGCTCGCGCACCTCAAACACCTGGAGCTGGAGACGTGCAGCCGGATGCAGATGGTGGCGCTGGGTCTGGGCGAGGGATGGCCGGGTTTGGAGCGGCTCAGTTTGGGCGGGAAGGAAGTCAGTCCGGGCCTGCTGTCTCTCAGCCGCCTGCCAGACCTGCGCTCGCTGCGTCTGCGCACATGCAGACTCACGCAGATGATGGTGCTCAGAAGCTGCAG GTGTTTGACGCAGCTGCGCCTGCTGGAGTTCATCGAGGTGGAGTTTGTAGAGGACGAGGTGACGCAGGACGAGACCGACAGACCGCAGCCGAGTGAAGACGATCCCGCGCCGAGCCTCAGGTGCGCGCTGCGCTCGATGCTGCCCGGATGCGTCACGAGTTTCACCAAATGCACGCGCACCGTCAACAAAGACTGA
- the LOC127494103 gene encoding rab11 family-interacting protein 3 — MRRFFRVYRDEDYGQIQYLTAKCIRLSQEKAALQRELLVSRERQQALQAEMEALSVRVCHKEQICVELSIKYEQLLERFQQQQEQADVLQQRVLSVTEDRRRDSSLLCLQLEQVSCDLQQLQGSEMQLMGMVDELHQEAQLRAQQAEVLETRLHKETQSKAQLVEDLEMQLNSKSLELVELQMSHEALRQDLCDQHSAHQRTVEELQRENSESLDKLRETAEQFEWLCEQQRRWMSCVKRFKDCLSGEKESLELQVNRLQVELDAVRKTVNSDCPTEPIRRWDDERISDLQAEVDRWKRLYEDLLKLTTQQGQWAADGHLKPP; from the exons ATGAGGAGATTTTTCAGAGTTTACAGAGATGAAGATTACGGTCAGATTCAGTATCTCACTGCAAAATGCATCCGACTGTCTCAGGAGAAAG CGGCGCTGCAGCGCGAGCTGTTGGTGTCTCGAGAGCGGCAGCAGGCTCTGCAGGCGGAGATGGAGGCTCTGTCAGTGCGAGTGTGTCATAAGGAGCAGATCTGCGTTGAGCTGAGCATCAAATACGAGCAACTGCTGGAGCGATTTCAGCAGCAGCAG gaacAGGCTGATGTCCTGCAGCAGCGTGTGCTCTCTGTGACGGAGGACAGGCGGAGAGACTCGTCACTTCTGTGTCTGCAGCTGGAGCAGGTGAGCTGTGATTTACAGCAGCTGCAGGGCTCAGAGATGCAGCTGATGGGCATGGTGGACGAGCTGCACCAGGAGGCTCAGCTCAGAGCCCAGCAAGCTGAGGTCCTGGAGACGCGGCTCCACAAGGAAACTCAGTCAAAGGCACAGCTAGTAGAAGACCTAGAGATGCAGCTAAACAG TAAATCCCTGGAGCTGGTGGAGCTGCAGATGTCGCATGAAGCCCTGCGGCAGGATCTGTGTGATCAGCACAGCGCCCACCAGAGGACGGTGGAGGAACTGCAGCGAGAGAATTCAGAGAGTCTCGACAAACTCCGTGAAACGGCCGAACAGTTCGAGTGGCTGTGTGAGCAGCAGCGGAGGTGGATGAGCTGCGTGAAGAG gtttAAGGACTGTCTGTCAGGTGAGAAGGAGTCCCTGGAGCTGCAGGTGAACAGGTTACAGGTGGAGTTGGATGCTGTCAGGAAGACTGTGAACTCTGACTGTCCCACAGAACCCATCAGAAg ATGGGATGATGAGAGGATATCTGACCTCCAGGCTGAGGTGGACCGATGGAAAAGACTGTATGAAGACCTGCTTAAACTCACAACACAGcag GGCCAGTGGGCAGCAGATGGACACCTCAAACCCCCGTGA
- the tmem107 gene encoding transmembrane protein 107, giving the protein MNCLIIAPPSVSVLCVCACVRACVRACVCVWRLRAGRWRYERSAARGGDRCCSNADVRVWAEHVCLCEGGMSAVKSLVPARFLTLAAHLVIIITIFWSRENNIRSCLPLDFTEEQFRTEDTRLVVALSVTLALFVIELAGFLSGGSMFNSNQAVLSLVAHSSASVSLSFFVFQQWPCWTYWIIFSLCSVFPALFEFILLISLKSV; this is encoded by the exons ATGAATTGCCTTATTATAGCGCCACCCAGTGTCagtgtgctgtgtgtgtgtgcgtgcgtgcgtgcgtgcgtgcgtgcgtgtgtgtgtgtgtggcgccTCCGTGCCGGCAGGTGGCGATATGAGCGCAGCGCTGCTCGAGGAGGAGACCGTTGCTGTAGTAACGCTGACGTGCGCGTCTGGGCTGAACAT GTGTGTTTATGTGAAGGCGGGATGTCTGCGGTAAAGAGTCTCGTGCCCGCGCGCTTCCTCACGCTCGCCGCGCACCTggtcatcatcatcaccatcttcTGGTCCCgc gaGAATAACATCCGGTCATGCCTGCCACTGGATTTCACTGAAGAACAATTCAGAACAGAAGATACACG gCTGGTGGTGGCTCTGTCTGTGACTCTGGCTCTGTTCGTGATTGAACTGGCTGGATTTCTCTCGGGAGGCTCCATGTTCAACAGTAATCAAGCCGTTCTGT CTCTGGTCGCTCACTCCAGCGCCAGCGTCAGTCTGTCCTTCTTTGTTTTCCAGCAGTGGCCCTGCTGGACCTACTGGATCATATTCAGCCTCTGCAG
- the LOC127494102 gene encoding F-box/LRR-repeat protein 12-like isoform X2 has translation MCPSMYQSVSEGSALKWPRVCRRWKQLVKDQRLWRAVDLSAWKRVTSRVLWILLRQYLGHGLRHLRLRGLLLSARSGAFLTESWLQALRSKCPRLRRLCLLHADLRGLSSCRLLPPSLEVLELHFCEVPSGFFAQDPSGSAADAIETLILDNVPSFSDQHLRSLSSWQRLKRLELRDLIRVTVAGLKSCVPPGAQTLAHLKHLELETCSRMQMVALGLGEGWPGLERLSLGGKEVSPGLLSLSRLPDLRSLRLRTCRLTQMMVLRSCRCLTQLRLLEFIEVEFVEDEVTQDETDRPQPSEDDPAPSLRCALRSMLPGCVTSFTKCTRTVNKD, from the exons ATGTGTCCGTCAATGTATCAGAGCGTTTCTGAAGGTTCCGCACTGAAATGGCCGCG ggtGTGCAGGCGCTGGAAGCAGCTGGTGAAGGACCAGAGACTGTGGAGAGCTGTCGATCTGTCCGCGTGGAAAAGG GTGACGTCTCGAGTGCTATGGATTTTACTGCGTCAGTATCTGGGTCATGGACTGCGACATCTGCGCCTGCGCGGCCTCCTGCTGTCTGCGCGCAGTGGCGCCTTCCTCACAGAGTCCTGGCTGCAGGCGCTGCGCTCAAAGTGCCCTCGTCTGCGCAGACTCTGCCTGCTGCACGCAGACCTGCGCGGTTTAAGCAGCTGCCGCCTGCTGCCTCCTTCATTAGAGGTGCTGGAACTGCATTTTTGTGAAGTCCCGTCTGGATTCTTTGCACAGGATCCCTCTGGATCCGCGGCAGACGCCATAGAAACGCTCATCCTCGACAACGTGCCGTCTTTCTCTGACCAGCACCTGCGCAGTCTCAGCTCGTGGCAGCGATTAAAGCGTCTGGAGCTGCGCGATCTCATCCGCGTGACCGTAGCCGGTCTAAAAAGCTGCGTCCCGCCTGGCGCGCAGACGCTCGCGCACCTCAAACACCTGGAGCTGGAGACGTGCAGCCGGATGCAGATGGTGGCGCTGGGTCTGGGCGAGGGATGGCCGGGTTTGGAGCGGCTCAGTTTGGGCGGGAAGGAAGTCAGTCCGGGCCTGCTGTCTCTCAGCCGCCTGCCAGACCTGCGCTCGCTGCGTCTGCGCACATGCAGACTCACGCAGATGATGGTGCTCAGAAGCTGCAG GTGTTTGACGCAGCTGCGCCTGCTGGAGTTCATCGAGGTGGAGTTTGTAGAGGACGAGGTGACGCAGGACGAGACCGACAGACCGCAGCCGAGTGAAGACGATCCCGCGCCGAGCCTCAGGTGCGCGCTGCGCTCGATGCTGCCCGGATGCGTCACGAGTTTCACCAAATGCACGCGCACCGTCAACAAAGACTGA
- the leprotl1 gene encoding leptin receptor overlapping transcript-like 1 gives MAGIKALISLSFGGAIGLMFLMLGCALPVYNKYWPLFLLFFYILSPIPYCISRRVVDDTDSASNACKELAIFLTTGIVVSAFGLPVIFARAAVIEWGACALVLTGNIVIFATILGFFLVFGSNDDFSWQQW, from the exons ATGGCGGGAATTAAAG CTCTCATCAGTCTGTCGTTTGGAGGAGCGATCGGCCTGATGTTCCTCATGCTGGGCTGCGCTCTGCCCGTCTATAa TAAGTACTGGCCTCTGTTCCTGCTCTTCTTCTACATCCTGTCACCCATCCCGTACTGCATCTCTCGACGCGTGGTGGACGACACTGACTCGGCTAGTAATGCCTGCAAAGAGCTGGCCATATTCCTGACCACGGGGATCGTCGTGTCGGCCTTCGGCCTGCCCGTCATATTCGCCCGCGCCGCTGTG ATCGAGTGGGGAGCCTGTGCACTCGTCCTGACGGGAAACATCGTCATCTTCGCCACCATCCTGGGTTTCTTCCTGGTCTTCGGGTCGAACGATGACTTCAGTTGGCAGCAGTGGTGA